From the genome of Geobacter sp. SVR, one region includes:
- the odhB gene encoding 2-oxoglutarate dehydrogenase complex dihydrolipoyllysine-residue succinyltransferase yields MDIKVPEVGESVYEALLAKWYKKNGEAVAKDEPLCELETDKITLDLHADTAGILTITVAEGTTVKIGAVIGSIAEQAAVAPAPREQAASVDERARLHEEIKASVSSPSVRREMLREGIAPETVNGSGRGGRITLDDLFSRIQESSRRPEKQGAVVPAPEPPAQAPPESAAATPAPTAVPGEEKKAPAIEPAPPHTEPLPVGSEVPPVHGSRREERVAMTPIRKRIAERLVAARQQTAMLTTFTEADLSHVKMLREKYREHFRQRHGSTLGLMPFFIRACVEALKEFPALNARIDGNDIVYHHYYDIGIAIGGEKGLVVPILRNVERMRMYEMDQAIADFTEKVRNNRLAIADLEGGTFSISNGGVYGSMLSTPILNPPQSGVLGMHAILDRPVVRDGQVVIRPMMYLALSYDHRIVDGRQAVGFLKRVKEYIEEPEELLLES; encoded by the coding sequence ATGGACATCAAGGTGCCTGAAGTCGGCGAATCCGTATATGAAGCTTTGCTTGCCAAGTGGTACAAGAAGAACGGGGAGGCGGTTGCCAAGGACGAACCGCTCTGCGAGCTGGAAACCGACAAGATCACGCTCGATCTGCATGCCGACACAGCCGGCATTCTGACGATCACCGTGGCCGAGGGGACAACGGTCAAGATCGGCGCCGTGATCGGCTCGATTGCCGAACAGGCTGCCGTTGCCCCGGCCCCTCGGGAACAAGCGGCCTCCGTTGACGAACGGGCGCGACTGCATGAAGAGATCAAGGCTTCGGTTTCATCCCCCTCGGTACGGCGCGAAATGCTCCGGGAAGGGATCGCCCCGGAAACGGTGAACGGCAGCGGCAGGGGGGGACGAATCACCCTGGATGATCTGTTCTCACGGATCCAGGAGTCATCCCGCCGTCCGGAAAAGCAGGGGGCTGTTGTGCCGGCACCCGAACCCCCCGCCCAGGCTCCTCCTGAATCGGCAGCAGCCACGCCTGCGCCGACCGCGGTTCCGGGGGAGGAGAAAAAAGCGCCTGCTATCGAACCAGCCCCACCACACACCGAGCCGCTTCCAGTGGGCAGCGAGGTCCCCCCGGTCCACGGTTCGCGCCGCGAGGAGAGGGTCGCCATGACGCCGATCCGCAAGCGGATTGCGGAGCGCCTGGTGGCGGCACGGCAGCAGACCGCCATGCTGACCACCTTCACCGAGGCTGACCTGAGTCATGTCAAGATGCTGCGCGAGAAATACCGCGAGCATTTTCGCCAGCGGCACGGGAGTACGCTGGGGCTGATGCCGTTCTTCATCAGGGCGTGCGTCGAGGCTTTGAAGGAGTTTCCCGCACTGAATGCCAGAATCGACGGCAACGATATCGTCTACCACCACTACTACGACATCGGCATCGCCATAGGGGGCGAGAAGGGGCTGGTCGTGCCCATTCTGCGCAACGTCGAGCGGATGCGGATGTATGAAATGGATCAGGCCATAGCGGATTTCACGGAGAAGGTCAGGAACAACCGTCTGGCCATAGCGGACCTGGAAGGGGGTACCTTCAGCATCTCCAACGGCGGGGTCTACGGGTCGATGCTCTCCACCCCGATCCTCAATCCTCCTCAGAGCGGTGTGCTCGGCATGCACGCCATTCTGGACCGGCCGGTGGTCCGCGATGGACAGGTCGTTATCCGTCCGATGATGTACCTGGCGCTCTCCTAC